GCTGACCATTCGCCTCCACTACCACTCGCCCGTGCCGCTGCATTTGCCCCGTTTTGGCATCTTCGTCGAGACCATTCTTGGTGAGCGCCTCTTCGGCCTCCAGACCCTACTTCAGCACGGCTCGGTCGAAAAGTTGCCGCGATGTGGCGTGGTGGAATGCCACGTGCCCGAACTGCCGCTGGCGCCCGGGACTTATTACTTATCGCTGGGATGCTCCATGCCCCAAAGGAGGCTGGATTTTCTTGAGAGGGCGATTGCGATCACCATCGAACGGGCTGACTTCTTTGGCACCGGCAACCTCCCCCTTCCCGAGCACGGGGCGATGCTTGTCAGAGCCAACTGGACCTTTCGGAGCTGAACCCGCTTGAAAACCGGGGCCGTTGCGATGAGCGAGAACTCACCCTTATTCGTCGTCGGGGCTCCGCGTTCCGGAACGACGCTCCTGGCAGCGATGCTCTCGGCGCATCCCCGCATCCAGGGAGGGCAAGAGACCCATTTCTTCAACCGCCTCGCGCGGACGTCGACGCTTGAGCTTCTAGATCCCCGCTGCTGGCCCGGGCCAGCAACTGCCTTCCTCGCATCCAACCTGACCCTAGGTCGTCCGGTCCATGAAGCGTTCGGCCTGACCTTGGAGGAAGTTCGGGGTTATCTCGCCTCGCGCGAGCCTTCGATCGCCGCCATGTTGGAGAGCCTGACTCGCGTCAACGCTCAGCGTGAGGGGAAGCCCCGTTGGCTCGAGAAGACGCCGAATCACCTGCTTCATCTCCAGGACCTTCGCCGCGCGTTCCCCGACGCCTACGTGCTCCGGATCGTACGCGATCCGCGTGACGTGGCGCTCTCGATGTGCCGGGTGCCTTGGGGCAGCCTGTCGCCCTTGGCGAACATCAGCCTCTGGCAGAACTGGGACAACGCGAGCTGGCGGTTCTTCGAAGCCGATCCAAGGAGCATGACGATCCGCTTCGAGGAGTTGGTCACCGATCCCGAGGGTACGCTAAGGGCGGTCTGCACGCAGATCGGCGAGGAATTCGATCCCGGCATGCTCGACACCGCCGAATCCGCCAAGGCGCTAGTCAGCCCGATCGAGTGGTGGAAGGCCGATGCCGGCAAGCCGATCGACAGGACGCGTCTCGGCACCTGGGAACGGCTCTTCCCCACGGAAGAGCTTAGGGCGGCAGAGTTCCTCTGTTCTGACGGCCTGTCGCGTTACGACTACGCAGTGACACGGGGAGCCCCGTTAGGTGTGCTGACGGTCGTCCCCATGTCTCGGGAGCTGGTGGAGGCTCACCGCGACGTGATTCTTCGGCTGGCGGATAGGGGAGTGGCCCTACGCTCGCTCTCGCATGACATCTGGGATCTGAACTGGGCCGAATCCGAGGGCCGGGAGTGCCTGGTGTTTTGGGGCGTTCCCTTCCCCGGTCATTCGCGGGCCGAGCGGTTGGCCAGCATCGCGAGGCTGGCGCGGCTGCTGATTCGTCGAAGCCTCTCGGGAAAGCGATCCCTCTGCTGGCCGGTCGGCTTCGGTCGAATTTCGGGGAAGTCCGAAGGCCTGTCTCGGCTCCTCATCCGCCTCTGCTGCCGCGAGGTCGCGCTAGAGGCGATGAGGTAACCGACCGATCAAGACGGGCGATCAGCCCGCACAGCCTCCTGGCGATACCCGAGCGGGACGACATGGCCTGGGATGGGGACCTGCGATGTCGAAACCTCCAATCTTGGCCCGGATTGGAAGCCGCCTCGTTGGCTCTTACCTTGAGTCCTCGCCCATCGAACGAGGGAAGACTCGCCTTCTGCGTGCAACGGCCTTTTTCCTGGTCGCCCGGCTTGACACGGGCCCCTGGGTCCGGGTCTCGGGGGTCTCCGACTTCGAGTGGCAGATCCTCGGCCGACGCTTCAAGGAGGCCGGCACCATCCGTCTCTTCGCGGAGTTGCTCCGGCCTGGGATGACTGTCGTCGACCTCGGGGCGAACATCGGCTACTTCACTCTGACAGCCGCCGATCTCGTTGGACCGAAAGGGCATGTTCATGCGATCGAGCCAACGCCTTCGACCGCCTCTCGGCTCCGCGAGAATGTGGCCCTCAATGGGTTCGACCAGGTTTCCATCCACCAGATCGCCGCCAGCGACGACGAGGGTACGCTCCGACTCCACCTCTCGGAAGACGACTGCGAGGGGAACTCTCTCTTCGCGGCAGAGCCCGGAGGCAATTCGATCGAGGTCGACGTTACCACGCTGGACCACTTCGCCGATCAGCAAGGGCTGCGGCGCATCGACTTGCTCAAGGTCGACGTCGAGGGGGCAGAAGTGCGTGTTCTAAGGGGCGCTCGACGTGTTCTCAGCGGCACTGTAGCACCGGTCCTGATCGTCGAGGCGAATTCCCCGGCTCTTCGGGCCGCGAAGAGCCATCCAACAGAACTGTATGACCTCCTTGACACGCTCGGCTACTCCTGGCGAGTGGTGGAGCGGATGCCCTGGCAGGGCGAGGTCGTGCTCAATCTTGTGGCGTTCAAGCCGTATCACGGCAGTTCCTTACGCCGCCTCGCGGACTCCTGGGCTCGCCAAGCAGCGGCAGAGCCGCCGTCAAAGTGCCCGCTGGAGGGCATCTCATGATATCGGGGCTTAGTCGAATCGCGACGCTGCACCAGTCCAAGGGCGGAGCGGTGACGCTCGAGGAATTCCAGGCGGCGATCAACCTCATCTTTCATGATATCGAAGCGACAGTGTACGACGTTGTGCACCGTCGAGGGTGGATCGATCTACCGAGAGAATTCGGGCGACTCGCCAGAGCCGCTGGGCTGGGGGCCGGCCGAAGGGGGCTGAGGCTGCTGGATGTCGGCTGCGGCACGGGCCGCGGAACGGCCCTGATCTTGCGTTCTCCCCTAGGGCCTCGGGTCAGCCAGGTCGACTTGCTCGACACGTCTGCACGGATGGTCGAGAAGGCTCTCCACAGGGCGCGGTCCTGGCCCGTCTCGGTTGCGTCGCATGTCGGTAGCGTTGACGACCTCGACGGGGCCGGCGAGTTCGACCTCATCCTGACGAACTCAGTCCTCCATCATATTCCCGACCCGCCCAGGATGCTGGCGTGCTTCGTCGAGTTGCTGTCGCCAGGCGGACATTACTTCCAGATGAACGAACCCCACTCCGATGCTCTCTCCGGGAAAGTCCTGCCGGAACGCGTTCGGGAGTTGAGCGCCTACAACGCCGCGGCGTCCTGCTCGCTCCCCGCCCGTCTAGCCAGTGGCATTGGAGCCTGTCGTGAGCGGGTCCGACGAGGCCTCGGGAGCATCCGGACGACGGCCGGGGACAGCTACGCTTACCTCGATCAGGTCAATCGGGCCCTGCTGGCTCAAGGGGTCATCCGGGTTCCCTTGACCGAGGACGAGATCTGGTCCGTCACCGACATTCATGACCACTCCGCTGGCGGGGTCGGCATTCCGGATATGGCCGAGGCGCTCGACGGATGCGAGCTCGTGGCCTGGCACACCTTTGCGTTCTTCGGAGCCCTCCGCGGCCAACTTCCGGCGAGATTCCGGCGGCGCGAAGACCGTTTGGCTGCCGACGAAGATCGGGATGGCTCCAAGATCGCCTCAGTCTGGCGGCGAGCCGGGCGGAAGCCGGCGGCGAACGGGTGATCGGCAAGCGCTCCGGAGAATTCTGCCCTCACCTGAAGCGCGAGGCGGGGATAAGCGGCGATCGGAATGTGTCGAGGGCGAAGCAATCATGTCGGTCGAAGCCA
The Paludisphaera rhizosphaerae DNA segment above includes these coding regions:
- a CDS encoding sulfotransferase family protein produces the protein MSENSPLFVVGAPRSGTTLLAAMLSAHPRIQGGQETHFFNRLARTSTLELLDPRCWPGPATAFLASNLTLGRPVHEAFGLTLEEVRGYLASREPSIAAMLESLTRVNAQREGKPRWLEKTPNHLLHLQDLRRAFPDAYVLRIVRDPRDVALSMCRVPWGSLSPLANISLWQNWDNASWRFFEADPRSMTIRFEELVTDPEGTLRAVCTQIGEEFDPGMLDTAESAKALVSPIEWWKADAGKPIDRTRLGTWERLFPTEELRAAEFLCSDGLSRYDYAVTRGAPLGVLTVVPMSRELVEAHRDVILRLADRGVALRSLSHDIWDLNWAESEGRECLVFWGVPFPGHSRAERLASIARLARLLIRRSLSGKRSLCWPVGFGRISGKSEGLSRLLIRLCCREVALEAMR
- a CDS encoding FkbM family methyltransferase, producing the protein MSKPPILARIGSRLVGSYLESSPIERGKTRLLRATAFFLVARLDTGPWVRVSGVSDFEWQILGRRFKEAGTIRLFAELLRPGMTVVDLGANIGYFTLTAADLVGPKGHVHAIEPTPSTASRLRENVALNGFDQVSIHQIAASDDEGTLRLHLSEDDCEGNSLFAAEPGGNSIEVDVTTLDHFADQQGLRRIDLLKVDVEGAEVRVLRGARRVLSGTVAPVLIVEANSPALRAAKSHPTELYDLLDTLGYSWRVVERMPWQGEVVLNLVAFKPYHGSSLRRLADSWARQAAAEPPSKCPLEGIS
- a CDS encoding class I SAM-dependent methyltransferase, coding for MISGLSRIATLHQSKGGAVTLEEFQAAINLIFHDIEATVYDVVHRRGWIDLPREFGRLARAAGLGAGRRGLRLLDVGCGTGRGTALILRSPLGPRVSQVDLLDTSARMVEKALHRARSWPVSVASHVGSVDDLDGAGEFDLILTNSVLHHIPDPPRMLACFVELLSPGGHYFQMNEPHSDALSGKVLPERVRELSAYNAAASCSLPARLASGIGACRERVRRGLGSIRTTAGDSYAYLDQVNRALLAQGVIRVPLTEDEIWSVTDIHDHSAGGVGIPDMAEALDGCELVAWHTFAFFGALRGQLPARFRRREDRLAADEDRDGSKIASVWRRAGRKPAANG